In one Brassica oleracea var. oleracea cultivar TO1000 chromosome C9, BOL, whole genome shotgun sequence genomic region, the following are encoded:
- the LOC106316664 gene encoding probable aldo-keto reductase 3: MAKACEVRRMKLGSQGLEVSAQGLGCMGISSFYGPSKPESDAIALLHHAIDSGVTFFDTSDVYGPETNEFLLGKALKYDGVRERVELATKFGATYAEGKREVRGDPAYVRVSCEASLKRLDVACIDLYYQHRVDTRVPIEITMGELKKLVEEGKIKYIGLSEASASTIRRAHAVHPVTAVQLEWSLWTRDVEEDIVPACRELGIGIVSYSPLGRGFFASGPKLVENLDNDDFRKTLPRFQQENLDHNKILYDKVCAMSEKKGCTPAQLALAWVHHQGDDVCPIPGTTKIDNLNQNIGALSVKLTPEEMSELETIGQPESVKGERYTAMVPTFKNSDTPPLSSWKATV; this comes from the exons ATGGCGAAAGCTTGCGAAGTGAGGAGGATGAAGCTGGGAAGCCAAGGCCTTGAGGTCTCGGCTCAGGGCCTCGGTTGCATGGGGATTTCCTCTTTCTACGGTCCTTCCAAGCCCGAAAGTGACGCCATCGCTCTTCTCCACCACGCCATTGATTCCGGCGTTACGTTCTTCGATACCTCCGACGTCTACGGTCCTGAGACCAACGAGTTTCTCCTCGGCAAG GCTCTTAAGTATGATGGAGTGAGGGAGAGAGTGGAGCTTGCGACCAAGTTTGGAGCCACTTATGCAGAGGGGAAGAGAGAGGTGAGAGGAGATCCTGCCTACGTGAGGGTTTCTTGTGAAGCAAGTTTAAAGAGGCTTGATGTTGCCTGCATTGATCTCTATTATCAGCATCGGGTTGATACCCGTGTCCCTATCGAGATCACT ATGGGAGAACTGAAGAAGCTAGTTGAAGAAGGTAAGATAAAGTACATCGGTTTGTCTGAAGCCTCTGCCTCAACTATCAGAAGAGCACATGCTGTTCACCCAGTCACTGCAGTGCAGCTAGAGTGGTCTTTGTGGACGAGAGACGTGGAAGAAGATATTGTCCCGGCATGCAG GGAACTTGGGATAGGGATTGTTTCCTACAGTCCTCTAGGAAGAGGCTTCTTCGCATCAGGACCAAAGCTTGTTGAGAATCTGGACAATGATGACTTCAGAAAG ACTCTACCAAGATTCCAACAGGAAAACTTAGACCACAACAAGATTCTATACGACAAGGTTTGTGCAATGTCGGAGAAGAAAGGATGCACTCCTGCACAACTAGCCCTGGCTTGGGTTCACCACCAGGGAGATGATGTTTGCCCCATCCCAGGAACCACTAAGATCGACAACCTCAATCAGAACATTGGAGCTTTATCAGTGAAACTCACTCCAGAAGAGATGTCTGAGCTCGAGACCATCGGACAGCCAGAGTCTGTAAAAGGAGAAAGATACACGGCCATGGTCCCCACCTTTAAGAACTCAGATACTCCACCGTTGTCTTCTTGGAAAGCCACCGTTTGA
- the LOC106313012 gene encoding pentatricopeptide repeat-containing protein At1g60770, translated as MALRHLSRPRDIVKRSTKKYLDEPLYHRLFKDGGSEVSVRQQLNQFLKGTKHVFKWEVGDTIKKLRSRGLYYPALKLSEVMEHRGMNKTVSDQAIHLDLVAKARGIAAGESYFVDLPETSKTELTYASLLNCYCKELMTEKAEGLLNKMKELNITVSSMSYNSLMTLYTKTGQAERVPGMIQEMKAEDVMPDSYTYNVWMRALAATEDVSGVERVIEEMNRDGRVAPDWTTYSNMASIYVDAGLSEKAEKALQELEMKNTERDFKAYQFLITLYGRLGKLNEVYRIWRSLRLAMPKTSNVAYLNMIQVLVNLKDLPGAETLFKEWQANCSTYDIRVVNVMIGAYTREGLVEKANELKEKSPRRGGKLNAKTWELFMDYYVKRGETAQALECITKAVSIGKGDGGKWLPSEDTVRALMSQFEEKKDVNGAESLLEILKKGTDDVGVETFESLIRTYAAAGKSHPALRQRLKMEKVKVDKATEKLLDELCQDE; from the exons ATGGCGCTGCGACATCTGAGCCGGCCGAGAGACATCGTAAAGAGATCGACGAAGAAGTACCTCGACGAACCCCTTTACCATCGTCTCTTCAAGGACGGCGGATCTGAGGTCAGTGTCCGTCAGCAGCTCAATCAGTTCCTCAAGGGAACCAAACACGTCTTCAAATGGGAAGTCGGAGATACGATCAAGAAGCTCCGTAGCCGCGGCCTCTATTACCCAGCTCTCAAG CTGTCTGAAGTAATGGAACATAGAGGGATGAACAAGACGGTGAGTGACCAAGCAATCCATCTCGATCTCGTTGCTAAAGCTCGTGGAATCGCTGCTGGGGAGTCTTACTTTGTCGATCTTCCGGAAACATCCAAGACCGAGCTCACCTACGCGTCTCTTTTGAACTGTTACTGCAAGGAGTTGATGACTGAGAAAGCAGAAGGTCTACTCAACAAGATGAAAGAGCTCAACATTACCGTTAGCTCCATGTCGTACAACAGCCTCATGACTCTTTACACAAAGACAGGGCAGGCCGAGAGGGTTCCGGGGATGATTCAGGAGATGAAGGCCGAGGATGTCATGCCGGATTCTTACACGTACAATGTCTGGATGAGGGCTTTAGCCGCTACCGAGGATGTTTCTGGGGTTGAGAGAGTTATTGAAGAGATGAATAGAGATGGTAGAGTTGCTCCTGATTGGACTACGTACAGCAACATGGCGTCTATATACGTTGACGCGGGACTATCTGAGAAAGCTGAGAAGGCTCTTCAGGAACTGGAGATGAAAAACACGGAGAGGGATTTTAAGGCGTATCAGTTTCTTATTACATTGTATGGACGACTGGGGAAACTGAATGAGGTTTACAGGATTTGGCGTTCGTTGAGGCTGGCTATGCCGAAAACCTCGAATGTAGCGTATCTGAACATGATACAAGTGCTGGTGAACTTGAAAGATTTGCCTGGTGCAGAGACACTGTTCAAGGAATGGCAAGCGAACTGTTCCACTTACGACATCAGAGTTGTAAATGTGATGATTGGAGCTTATACAAGAGAAGGTCTCGTCGAAAAAGCAAATGAACTCAAGGAGAAATCTCCAAGAAGAGGAGGAAAGCTCAATGCTAAAACGTGGGAGCTCTTCATGGATTACTATGTAAAGAGGGGTGAAACGGCTCAAGCACTCGAATGTATAACTAAGGCGGTTTCTATCGGCAAAGGAGATGGTGGCAAGTGGCTACCGTCAGAGGATACAGTCAGAGCGTTGATGAGCCAGTTCGAGGAAAAGAAAGATGTTAACGGAGCTGAGAGTTTGTTGGAGATTTTAAAGAAGGGAACGGATGATGTAGGCGTAGAGACGTTTGAATCATTGATAAGAACATATGCAGCAGCTGGAAAGAGCCATCCTGCTTTGCGCCAGCGCCTGAAGATGGAGAAGGTGAAGGTTGATAAAGCAACAGAGAAGCTGCTCGATGAATTATGTCAGGACGAGTAA
- the LOC106313013 gene encoding uncharacterized protein LOC106313013 produces the protein MASCNKPQLYLTTIVLTVVFLTANQVVEGRRKGLCARTAYPKLCRSLVKGSNPRLATLSTICALETKTRRAIANAAKYKKGNKQVTICHAKLRDAAFNLRKAKNSLNRRHSKMLRIFLTRAVSDYGVCVNAFVDSHQVNTVQNAADDLRKTGTNCLFLSTLIRRRSNRRRKRN, from the coding sequence ATGGCAAGCTGCAACAAACCCCAGCTCTACCTCACGACCATCGTCCTTACCGTGGTCTTCTTGACGGCGAACCAAGTGGTGGAAGGGCGTCGCAAGGGCCTCTGCGCCCGAACCGCATACCCAAAGTTGTGTCGATCGCTGGTTAAAGGGTCAAACCCCAGACTAGCCACACTCAGCACCATTTGTGCCCTCGAGACTAAGACAAGACGGGCGATTGCAAACGCAGCAAAGTACAAAAAAGGAAACAAACAGGTTACGATTTGCCACGCGAAACTTAGAGACGCAGCCTTTAACCTTAGGAAGGCGAAGAACAGCCTCAATAGACGACATAGTAAGATGCTGAGAATCTTTTTGACCAGGGCTGTGTCAGATTACGGCGTTTGCGTCAACGCGTTCGTAGACTCGCATCAAGTTAACACCGTTCAGAACGCTGCGGATGACCTGAGGAAGACAGGAACTAATTGCTTGTTTCTTTCTACTTTGATTAGAAGAAGATCGAACCGCAGGAGAAAACGTAACTAA
- the LOC106316442 gene encoding probable aldo-keto reductase 6, which translates to MAEEAFGVRRMKLGSQGLEVSTQGLGCMGLSAFYGAPTPETNAVALLRHAITAGITFLDTSDFYGPETNELLLGKALEDGLREKVELATKFGITASEDGKFGFRGDPQYVRSTCEASLRRLGVTSIDLYYQHRIDTTVPIEVTMGELKKLVEEGKIKYIGLSEASASTIRRAHAVHPLTAVQIEWSLWSREVEEDIIPTCRELGIGIVAYSPLGRGFFASGPKLAENLKQGDIRKNLPRFQKENLDHNKIVFEKVQEIARTKSCTPAQLALAWVHHQGDDVCPIPGTSKIENLIQNIGALSVKLTTDEMAELEAIARPDVVKGERHWNIMATYKNSETPQLSSWKAA; encoded by the exons ATGGCCGAAGAAGCTTTCGGAGTTCGTAGGATGAAGCTGGGGAGCCAAGGGCTTGAGGTTTCGACTCAGGGACTTGGTTGCATGGGTCTCTCCGCTTTCTACGGAGCTCCGACACCTGAGACCAACGCCGTCGCTCTCCTACGTCATGCCATTACAGCTGGAATCACATTCCTTGACACCTCCGACTTCTACGGCCCTGAGACAAACGAGCTGCTCCTCGGCAAG GCTTTGGAAGATGGTTTGAGGGAGAAAGTGGAACTGGCGACAAAGTTTGGGATCACTGCTTCTGAAGATGGAAAATTTGGTTTCAGGGGAGATCCACAGTATGTGAGGTCTACTTGTGAGGCTAGTTTAAGGCGTCTTGGTGTTACCTCCATTGATCTTTATTACCAGCATCGGATTGATACCACTGTCCCCATCGAAGTCACG ATGGGAGAACTGAAGAAGCTTGTTGAAGAAGGTAAAATAAAATACATTGGCTTGTCTGAAGCCTCTGCGTCAACTATCAGAAGAGCGCATGCGGTTCACCCACTAACCGCTGTGCAGATAGAATGGTCTTTATGGTCGAGAGAGGTGGAAGAAGATATCATTCCTACCTGCAG GGAGCTTGGGATTGGAATTGTAGCTTATAGCCCTCTAGGAAGAGGCTTCTTTGCATCAGGACCCAAACTTGCTGAGAATTTGAAGCAAGGTGATATACGAAAG AATCTACCAAGATTCCAAAAGGAGAACCTAGACCACAACAAGATTGTCTTCGAGAAAGTCCAAGAGATAGCAAGAACGAAAAGCTGCACTCCTGCACAACTAGCTCTTGCATGGGTTCACCACCAAGGAGATGATGTCTGTCCCATTCCAGGAACCTCCAAGATCGAAAACCTGATCCAGAACATTGGCGCTTTATCTGTGAAACTCACTACTGATGAGATGGCTGAGCTTGAAGCCATTGCCAGACCGGATGTAGTGAAAGGGGAACGACATTGGAACATAATGGCTACTTACAAGAACTCTGAAACTCCACAATTGTCTTCTTGGAAAGCAGCATAA